The sequence CCATATTCCTTCTGTAAGAGGCAGCATCAGCTTCAAAAAGTAGACCGAGATATCTGGTGACCTAATTTTAAAGACCTTCCTGGCACTTTTTTTGGAAATGTATGTCTCTGAGTGTGGTGAATAAGCTTTTGGCAGCAAATCTCTGTCAGGAACAGGAGGCTGCGATTACATAGTGCAAAGagcacatactgtataaattATTGAGATCAAGGTCCATTCTGAACCAAGACTGGCAAAGCATTGTAGATTAAAACCTACAATGTGGCAGATCTCCTCCTGTATGcagttatatttatattatatttctaaaGCATTTTCCTGTGTTGTCTGTCAGTTTTGTACAGTTTGATGTTCACAGTGAGGTTTTGCGTGCCCTTCCCTGATTTTCGAAGCCAGTCATGTCTTCACTGAAGGCAGtacacatgtgcacacacacacacacacacacacacacacacacttgctttTTTTGGATTACTTAATGCATATTATTGTATTTAAGGACTGTGTCCATAACCAGGACATTTAAAACAACGCATTAACGTCattgtttaaatattcatttagTATGTTATACATACGCTCAAGTCTGGCATGGTGTTCTTcatgtaaaaacagaaattatcataataaacaaaaaaatgtgtgtgtgtgtgtgtgtgtgtgtgtatatatatatatatatatatatatatatatatatatatatatatatatatatatatatatatatatatatatatatatatatatatatatatatatagatatatatatatgtgtgtgtgtgtgtgtgtgtatatatatatatataaaaaatcataatatatatactatatatacatagaatatatatatattatatatataataacatatataaatactatatatatagtcagacttttttgtgtggtgtatatatatgttttttttatataagttctAAAAGGATACACCCATGTTTTACTTCCTTAATTGAgtgagagtgtttttttttttttattccttgaattgagagagagagagagagagagagagagagagagagagagagagagagagagagagagagagagagagagagagagagagagagagagagagagagagagagagagagagagagagagagagagagagagagagagagagagagagagagagagaactgtgcTTGTGTTGGAGGCAGCCTGGCTTCATAGTGTAGCTGCCACAAAGCAGGTCTGACAAGTTTTAAATGTCTGCAGGCCAGGACCACTTCCTTGCAAGAGAAGTGCTGGTGATTGCCAGTGATTTGCTGAGAACAAGTTTTCTGTTGTCCTGCTTGTTTGCTTGCTTTCTGTGATGTATGTGCAGCTTTCCAAGCACTCATTTACCCATTCCATTTTAAATCGTTTTTGCAATTAAATGAGAGGTTAAGTTTTTCTTTACATTCCTTTGGTAGCACAGTGGAAAAATATTCTATAATGTCGttaatttagaaaagaaaatatttattgcTACAGGTTGAATACGGACACCTCCAAAAATATTTCATCAAAGGCAATGGATTATTTATCCAATAGTATTGTTTAACACAAACTGATAGGCTATTTATTGACTTGTAGTGTTTTTAATAGgaactggtttatttatttatttatttatttattttggcttgtTTATGAATTTATAGTATTTCAATAAGGTTTAACACTTTTTTGAATTTTATAAGCACCCATCCTACAGTATTTCTAGACGTCAGTGTCCGGATCCAGAGCTGGCATTGTGATGgctttggtcttttttttttcttttctgtttttgttgctgcACTGTACTGTGAACACAACTGTCCCCGAACTGGCTCGCACAGAGATACGTTGTTAGCAACACTCCCAGTGTCGGTGTTTACAATATTATCAAGCAAAAACCCTAAATGGCTACTTCATTAGAATTGTGGTGTAACACTCTTTATATTAAGGAATATGTGAGgcagttgtgttttatttctatattaatttattatctgACAATGTACATTATTTGCAGTAGAATACAAGAAATGTACTGTATCAAGAGTAGTAgctttaaatgttgtttttcagcCAGTTTGGTCATTTGTAAGTATCACAGCATATATGTGTACGGCTGCATCTGTGATATTTGGGTTTTGTGCAGTTGTATTCTGCTATTGAACAACTAATCTGCAGTATTCTTGCAAACCTGTAACAGCTTAACATTACTTGGCAGCGTTAGGTTTCAGTACATTATTTTTAGACTGCAAATTTAGGCAAGTCTTGCAGGTGACGCTGAAGAGAAAACATTCCATAGCCAAGATAATGTCTAACTTAATCTATAACTGGTTGTAAAGAACTTgttcttttacagtttttttcagtgaggttaaacatatttgctttctcattttcatgtttaattatatttgtatatacagtagcaCTGGTGATGTTGTCCAAACTAGTCTAACAGTTTTTTGGTCTTTTCAGTTTCAACAACTTATTTGCGGTTACATTACTGTTCTGACTTACTGtagtttcttgtattttgctgtattttactGCATTGCCTCACTTTGCCTTTGAGGCCATTTAATGAACATAAGCCATTTGCCCCTTTTGCCTTTTTAATTATACTTCAAAGTATGGGTCCATAAAGAGGAAGATGTTCTTTGAcatgcctcccccccccccccccccccatatgctTCATTGACTTAATCATGCATGCTAAGCCCCCATTTCTTTCAATGGATAATGCtgctgtttatttgtaaaataacttattttgcaATTGGCCTGAAGCTGAAATGAAAACAGTGTGGGTGTTGTGTTGATAGTTTTAATGAGGTGTGTCTGACGATTCATAAACACTGGAACCTTGCTGCACCCTCAGGACCTCaaatactacagtacagtatgcaacAAGCCAGAGAGAGTGAGGGCTAGGCACGTGGATGGAAAGAGTAGTATTGGATTACAGTGTAAtatccctgtctctctctccctttctctctgctCTCTTGCTCACTACTGTCAACTTGCCCTAACTGTGTTGCCTGCAACAAAGAATGTTTCGACTAATCTCTTATAAAGACCAATTTACAGTACACAACTAGCAAGGATGGTTATCCATTTGTATTTAAGACATTGTTTTAAAGCTTGATTTAAATATTGTACATCAGTTTTGTTCagtaaaactttgtttttatgcGGCTGCATAAATGTATAATTGTTGGCAGTCTTGTCCTTGGAAGTAAATGAGATAGCAAGAAACAATAGAATCCCTTTAATTGTTTGCAGTGTTGAACTGGCAGGTAATATTATGTGGTGTTATACAGTAGCTATGgaattacatttcatatttgtttaattctttttttattattattatttagaaatttCCAGTAGCTTTTGACAATCCAGAAACACAGATAAATTTACAGAGACGTAGAAAAGTGAATAACTGCagatttgtttgctgtttttgtctgCATAATACACTAGGAGGTGTGACCCTGCTTCTTGACAAAGGTCCCAGTTTGCGTGTCTATAAAACCTTTCCTCTATCGTGCTGCAAAATCCTCACCAATGCTAATTCAAAGAGGTTATAGAAAAAGAGCGCAAACTGATGGAATGTTTTCACTGGCTAAAGTTGAGATTCTGGTTACGGAATCAATTTAGGTCAGCACTGCTCTGAACATTAGCTGTACCGCAACTGACCTGCACAGCATTACAAGATGTGCAGCAGTATACTCCTGTGAAGAGACTTCTCAGagagatgtacagtatgtactaaTAGTGCATTTCGTTTTGGTGTTGGGTTTGGGTGATGTGGACTCGGTCTAAATTGTAACACAACTTACTTGGTAAAGCCTttgttattgtaattttaaaataaaacctacttACAATACTACACTATTTGGAGGTGAAAAAAGTACTCAATGATATGGTCCTACATAACCTAGGGGGTGCATGAATGGTACTTTGAACATTTAAAGCATTTCcaaagagaggggggggggtacTCCACTTACACAAGATATAAATTCGGAAGCAGCCAAGTGTCAGCCCAGCTCTGGGACACACTTATTACACTAACCACTCCCAACTTATTTTCCAGTCTTTAGACATCGGCAGCCAATCGCTGCCTGACTGCCCTGCTGAGTAAAAAAGCAGGGCATGAATCTACAGGGTGAGACTACAGAGGCATTTGGTTCCTCTGAGGCATGCCCTGTAGTAAACTCACTTCACTCCGCACACGGACAGAGGGAGAGACTCCAGCTGCTCCTGAGGGAtaatccccacccccacccccctttttgatgtttttgttctgtttcaaccccttatgcttttttttttttttttttttttttttttttttttttttttttttttttttacacactgggCTCTTTcagtaagttttgtttttatgtggtcTTTACACAACtattgcagtactgtacagtagttgtaGTAGGGTTTTTACTTCCCTTATTTCTGTAGGTGAATTCCCAGCTGACTTGTTTGTCATGGCAACAGCTAGAGAGAGTCTACTGCCTGGCAATCATACTTCCTGAGAACTGTTTGCTGAGAATTGAAATTGAGGCTTGACAATCGGCAGGAACAACGATCAGATTGCAAACTCAATACTAGTGTTTGATGGAACCAGTGAAAAGCCAAGAAACGGTAAATATTTTTGAAGTTGGGAAAAGGAGCAATGGGAAACCTCCAGTGACATAGGACAGCTTTTGAGAAGCTACTGCTCATGGGCTTTTTACTCTTACTAAATCTTGAGAGACAAAAGCAGCTTCATAGCATTAGCTGTTCAATGAGAGGActaatacttttttaaacaaaaaaaaagtatattttgctTTTGCAATTGATTGGGCGAGTTTCTCTCTAGTTTAATATAACTCTTATGTTTTTAGTAAtgttatagttattattttttatattcatgtaATTTCTGTGGTAGTAATagataaatcaattttaaaatgtatttatttttatttgtgtcacATTACAAGTTGCAGTACTGCTGACTttgattaattcattaaaaaaaaaaaacctgcatagaAAGACTTTGATGGTCCCTTTAGTGGTTTTTGAGGCAGTTTTCGCTTAGCGTAGAACTGTACAGGTATTACAGTAATTGTATAGATAACATAGAAGTAGAAGGGTAATGAGAGTTGCAGATAGATGTGTAATGTTTACATTTGGAAAATgactgtacacaaacacacactaaaacattttttcttttacgtattgaatatttaaaaaaaagtttattttaaaaagaaatgcataatatacaTGCTTGTTTTATAAAGCTGAGAGTTGTGTGATTGCAGTACCTCTGGGCAGGTTCTTCACTGCAAATCCTTTTCTAGGGAAGGTACACTTGTCTCGACATGCCTGGGTGCTCGTGGTTAGAAAGCAGGGAAGGCGAGCTGCAGTCAGTAGTCAGCGACACTCCTACATGTTAACTCTTATATATAgacgtgttgtttgttttgttttttttttacaggaagttTTGAGTCATTTAGCTCTGTAGATTTCCTGGAAATCATTGTCAAAAACAAAGTCAACTGAAACTTGTACGTGCATTTTAAGAAGAATGCCCTCAAGACTATCTTCACTTTTTGTATATAATAGCAGTTAGCTATACAATCTGACCTTGTATCTCCATTTCAGAAGGTAAGACAATACTTTGGGATTGctaatttaatgttaatgttatttgaatatacagtagtATTAACAGGATTCAATTGGTTTAAAAGGGTCTGATTTTGAATATGAAGTACATAGGTATTCTGGAGTTTAGGGTGTTTGAGAGATTGGATTAGATTTGaggttacttttatttaaatttttatgtcatgttttacatatatctagagaaccaatAGTGATGAAACGTGATAAGGACAGGTATTCTTTAAAGGCATCTGTCTCAAACATACATTTGTACATTgttattatatatgatattttcctattaatgtaattatttaattgagtATACATTTCTTCTGATGTCTGTATGTTCTAATGTATTAATTGGTCTGTATacctgtctctctttttttttttttttaattgaacacctGACTCTTTTTAAATACCCAGGTGTTCCTAACCTGTTCAGCACAGCACTGAAGATGGTCAAACGACCAAAATGTTTGCACTTGCACTCAgcactttatttgtttatttgcttgttctttggtcaaataaaaaatgtttttttgcttaCTTTGATTGTGTAGTGGTTTCCTTGTcttactatttttttgtttgttttttatgttggcGAAATATGTCTCCACTTTAacataaaaaatctaaaattacaagtaatgtttaaaaatgttgcccCATAGTGTTACAAAGAAACACTAAAGATTACAAACTGTTGAGCtgccatttgttttcttttaacattttctgATTTACATaaatttaatcatttaattagggcttctgtttttcattttttatcaatttcattttttggtgcttatttttagctatttttgagttttatgtaaatagtttcagttcgggctttcatttttgatatgcAATTATTGCGTTCGATTATTTTCCAAAATTCATAGGCATTTTTGTTCCTGTCAATATTAACTTggcagtacttgcacacttcaactgtaccttctttccttgTCTACTAGAACAAagtccttatggtcacgggcatatttttctttacattttgccacaatttgcagttctgttttaaattctaagAGCGTGTAAGTACTGttgaactgtaatatagctttaaattacACGAGGAAGAACAACCCTCTGCTTCaagtaattgttttaaatcttgcacgcgtgttacaatcctccaattgaaatgtaggaatgtgctgctactcagtagttggggtgggtttaaagtattcagtaCAAATCAATACGAGATAAGACAGGAAGGAAAGACCTTGCCTAActactgaaggtttttttttgtaggttactgTAGTTAGTTTTTTTCACTgggaaaggggggagaaatcagaagccctaatggTGGGGAATGTACTATATGAACTAGGGGAAGAGGTATAGTCTCCATTTTGGTGAAATTAATGAAACTGGCATGTTATAAAGAATGAGAAGAGATGTCTGCACCCTTAGGGTCCAGCACTCCTGCAAAGCCTCCTTTTACCTACTGCAGCAACATTTAGAGTAGAATTCATTGAGCGAGCTTCATTACAGTAGATACACTGGGTTTAAAATAGATCTGTGTGTAGTGTGCATATTCATGCTTTGGTATAGTGACCTACACTAGAGGGCTTGTAATTCTAAAATCATGTTGCGAGTCCATTCCCAGTTACAGTTCGACTCagaaatttaaaatgtagtttatttacTGGCAAGAAAACACAATTTGGCAGGCAATTGAAAGTGAACAAAATACATGTCTTTTCCTATTGAGTTCCAATGTAGTATTCCTCAGTTCAAGATCAACTCTGCACTTATTCTTATGAACAGCCAATACTGCAAAGTGTGACAAGCCTATGCAGTTCCATCAAAGTAAAACACTGCCTACTGTTTCTGATCTAAAAATGTAACCATCCTTGCTTGTGTATTGTTCTCTTGCAGATATATGTTGGGTAAAGGGGCAAAGCGGAAGCTTGACGAGTATGAAGACGGGCTGGAAGGCAAAGCGGCGCGAACGTCGGCGGGGGGCGGCCCCTCAAAGGTGTCCTACACCCTGCAGCGGCAGACCGTCTTCAACATCTCCCTCATGAAGCTGTACAACCAGCGGGCGCTGACGGAGCCCAGCCTGCAGAAGCGGGTGCTCATCAACAACATGCTGCGACGCATCCAGGAGGAGCTGAAACAGGAGGGCAGCCTGCGGCCCATGTTCTTCGCCGCCTCCCAGCCGCAAGACAGCCCCCTTGACGAGGGCTACCGGGAGGTGCAGCCAGCCTTCAGCATCCTGTCAGCCCAGCCGGCCCAGCTCTCTGCTTTAATAAGCACTACACCACTAGAGTCCTGCCTCACCCCTGCCTCTCTCCTCGAGGATGATGATGCTACTTCTTTTTGCACTTTGCCTACCCCTACAAGTCTGACTCCCCACCCCCAGCATGATGGGCCTCCCAAGCCACCTCCACCACCCCCCCCACTGGTGGCTATTAAAGACAGTTTTTCCTCAGCCTTGGATGAAATAGAGGAGCTTTGTCCAACATCTACCTCCCCTGAGACCACAGCAGTGACAGCGACAGCTCCCCGAACACCACTGCCGTCGCCACCACCTGTATTGGTCTCTAAAGACCTTGAGACCAAGGTCTGTAGCCAAAAGTTTGAGGGACTGGTCACGCAGCAGGAGAGCAAAACATCAGCAGCCACTGAATCCAGGCTAATAGACTCGACGTCTCCCAGTAACTTTGAGATTACTACTTCCACTGGTTTCCTTACAGACCTTGCCCTGGATGACATCCTGTTTGCTGATATTGACACCTCTATGTACGATTTTGACCCATGCACGACCACTGCGGGGACCACCTCCAAAATAGCCCCTGTAACCGCAGACGATCTCCTCAAAACCTTATCTCCTTATAACAATCAACCAGTCACGCCAAGTCAGCCTTTCAAAATGGACCTCGCAGAACTGGACCACATAATGGAAGTTCTTGTTGGCTCTTGAtcagaaaaaaactaatattCAAGAAAcctttacttttgtattttgtatagttttttatatatatatatatatatatatatatatatatatatatatatatatatatatatatatatatatatatatatggtgataACACCCAGTACAACACTGTGCATGCTTCCTTCATCTGTGTATGACCACTTTGTAAATTCTGGTTctgtgtaatttttattttccattttaaatctTCATTGCAAGACATGTCTACTTGTAGAAAACACAATAATTCCCACAAACAGTTATGTTCTGGTGCAAAGAATGGACTTTAAAATGCTAAGCAcaaagcatatactgtacagagaAAGTCTGAATTGCAAGTGCATTTCTGTTGGTTTGGTTTTCAATCATGTATATTATGAGAGAATTCATATTTAGAGATTTCgtttttggtttttgtgttttcttaccCGGATATTTTTAAGAAGACCCATTTTGATTTATCAGATCTGTGCCTATCAGCATTATGTAACTGACCTGTCCCAttacaca is a genomic window of Polyodon spathula isolate WHYD16114869_AA chromosome 6, ASM1765450v1, whole genome shotgun sequence containing:
- the LOC121317249 gene encoding SERTA domain-containing protein 2-like → MLGKGAKRKLDEYEDGLEGKAARTSAGGGPSKVSYTLQRQTVFNISLMKLYNQRALTEPSLQKRVLINNMLRRIQEELKQEGSLRPMFFAASQPQDSPLDEGYREVQPAFSILSAQPAQLSALISTTPLESCLTPASLLEDDDATSFCTLPTPTSLTPHPQHDGPPKPPPPPPPLVAIKDSFSSALDEIEELCPTSTSPETTAVTATAPRTPLPSPPPVLVSKDLETKVCSQKFEGLVTQQESKTSAATESRLIDSTSPSNFEITTSTGFLTDLALDDILFADIDTSMYDFDPCTTTAGTTSKIAPVTADDLLKTLSPYNNQPVTPSQPFKMDLAELDHIMEVLVGS